One segment of Eulemur rufifrons isolate Redbay chromosome 4, OSU_ERuf_1, whole genome shotgun sequence DNA contains the following:
- the PCDH20 gene encoding protocadherin-20: protein MRGRGNACSSRALAVSWRPATWHPRLDMGRLHCSRSSTSHRNLPHLFMFFLFVGPFNCLASYSRATELLYSLNEGLPAGVLIGSLAEDLRLVPRAAGRQDQQARPPERSGAEWNPPLSFSLASRGLSGQYVTLDNRSGELHTSAQEIDREALCLEGGGGAAWGGSISISSPSSDSCLLLLDVLVLPQEYFRFVKVKIAIRDINDNAPQFPVSQISVWVPENAPVNTRLAIEHPAVDPDIGTNGVQTYRLLDYHGMFTLDVEENENGERTPYLIVMGALDRETQDQYVSIIIAEDGGSPPLLGSATLTIGISDINDNCPLFADSQINVTVYGNATVGTPIAAVQAVDRDLGTNAQITYSYSQKVPQASRDLFHLDENTGVIKLFSKIGGSVLQMHKLTILANGPGCIPAVITALVYIIKVIFRPPEIVPRYIANEIDGIVYLKELEPVSTPIAFFTIRDPEGKYKVNCYLDGEGPFRLSPYKPYNNEYLLETTKPMDYELQQFYEIAVVAWNSEGFHVKRVIKVQLLDDNDNAPIFLQPLIELTIEENNAPNAFLTKLYATDADSGERGQVSYFLGPDAPSYFSLDSITGILTVSTQLDREEKEKYRYTVRAVDCGKPPRESVATVVLTVLDKNDNSPRFINKDFSFFVPENFPGYGEIGVISVTDADAGRNGWVALSVVNQSDIFVIDTGKGMLRAKVSLDREQQSSYTLWVEAVDGGEPALSSTAKITILLLDINDNPPLVLFPQSNMSYLLVLPSTLPGSPVTEVYAVDKDTGMNAVIAYSIIGRRGPRPESFRIDPKTGNITLEEALLQTDYGLHRLLVKVSDHGYPEPLHSTVMVNLFVNDTVSNESYIESLLRKEPEINIEEKEPQVSIEPTHRKVESVSCMPTLVALSVISLGSITLVTGMGIYICLRKGKKHPRGDENLEVQIPLKGKLDLHMRERKPMDISNI from the exons ATGCGCGGCCGAGGGAATGCGTGCAGCTCCCGGGCCCTGGCAGTGAGCTGGCGCCCGGCGACCTGGCACCCGCGCCTGGATATGGGGCGTCTACATTGTTCCAGGAGCAGCACCAGCCACAGGAACCTGCCG CATCTGTTTATGTTTTTCCTCTTCGTGGGACCCTTCAACTGCCTCGCGAGTTACAGCCGGGCCACGGAGCTTCTGTACAGCCTGAACGAGGGGCTGCCCGCGGGAGTGCTCATCGGCAGCCTGGCGGAGGACCTGCGGCTGGTGCCCCGGGCTGCAGGGAGGCAAGACCAGCAGGCGCGGCCGCCAGAGCGCTCCGGTGCTGAGTGGAACCCCCCTCTCTCCTTCAGCCTGGCCTCCCGGGGACTGAGTGGCCAGTACGTGACCCTAGACAACCGCTCTGGGGAGCTGCACACTTCTGCTCAGGAGATCGACAGAGAAGCCCTGTGTCTTGAAGGGGGtggaggggctgcctggggcgGCAGCATTTccatctcctctccttcctctgactCTTGCCTTTTGCTTCTGGATGTGCTGGTCCTGCCTCAGGAATACTTTAGGTTTGTGAAGGTGAAAATCGCTATCAGAGACATCAATGACAATGCCCCACAGTTCCCTGTTTCCCAGATCTCGGTTTGGGTCCCGGAAAATGCACCTGTAAACACCCGATTGGCCATAGAGCATCCTGCTGTGGACCCAGATATAGGCACTAATGGGGTACAGACCTATCGCTTATTGGACTACCATGGTATGTTCACCCTGGACGTGGAGGAGAATGAGAATGGGGAGCGCACCCCCTACCTAATTGTCATGGGTGCTTTGGACAGGGAAACTCAAGACCAGTATGTGAGCATCATCATAGCTGAGGATGGTGGGTCTCCACCACTACTGGGCAGCGCCACCCTCACCATTGGCATAAGTGACATTAATGACAATTGCCCTCTCTTCGCAGACTCACAAATCAATGTCACTGTGTATGGGAATGCTACAGTAGGCACCCCGATTGCAGCTGTCCAGGCTGTGGATAGAGATTTGGGCACCAATGCTCAGATCACCTATTCTTACAGCCAGAAAGTTCCACAAGCATCCAGGGATTTATTCCACCTGGATGAAAACACTGGAGTCATTAAACTTTTCAGTAAGATTGGGGGAAGTGTTCTACAAATGCACAAACTCACTATTCTTGCTAATGGACCAGGCTGTATCCCTGCTGTGATCACTGCTTTGGTATACATTATCAAAGTCATTTTCAGACCACCTGAAATTGTCCCTCGTTATATAGCAAATGAGATAGATGGTATTGTTTATCTGAAAGAACTGGAACCTGTTAGCACTCCAATTGCATTTTTCACCATAAGAGATCCAGAAGGTAAATACAAGGTTAACTGCTACCTGGACGGTGAAGGGCCGTTTCGGTTATCACCCTACAAACCATACAATAATGAATATTTGCTAGAGACTACAAAACCTATGGACTATGAGCTGCAGCAGTTCTATGAAATAGCTGTGGTGGCCTGGAACTCTGAGGGATTTCATGTCAAAAGAGTCATTAAAGTGCAACTTTTAGATGACAATGATAATGCTCCCATTTTCCTTCAACCCTTGATAGAACTAACCATTGAAGAAAACAATGCACCCAATGCCTTTTTGACTAAGCTGTATGCTACAGATGCTGACAGTGGAGAGAGAGGCCAAGTTTCATATTTTCTGGGACCTGATGCTCCATCATATTTTTCCTTAGACAGTATCACAGGAATTCTGACAGTTTCGACTCAGCTGGAccgagaagagaaagagaagtacaGGTACACAGTCAGAGCTGTTGACTGTGGGAAGCCACCCAGAGAATCAGTAGCCACTGTGGTTCTCACAGTGTTGGATAAAAATGACAACAGCCCTAGGTTTATCAACAAGGACTTCAGCTTTTTTGTGCCAGAAAACTTTCCCGGATATGGTGAAATTGGAGTAATTAGTGTAACAGATGCCGATGCTGGGCGAAATGGATGGGTCGCCCTCTCCGTGGTGAACCAGAGTGATATTTTTGTCATAGATACAGGAAAAGGCATGCTGAGAGCTAAAGTCTCTTTGGATAGAGAGCAGCAAAGCTCCTACACTTTGTGGGTTGAAGCTGTTGACGGGGGTGAGCCTGCCCTCTCCTCTACTGCAAAAATCACAATTCTCCTTCTGGACATCAATGACAACCCTCCTCTTGTTTTATTTCCCCAGTCTAATATGTCTTATCTGTTGGTACTGCCTTCTACTCTCCCTGGCTCCCCGGTTACAGAGGTCTATGCTGTTGACAAAGACACAGGCATGAATGCTGTCATAGCTTACAGCATCATAGGCAGAAGAGGTCCTAGGCCTGAGTCTTTTAGGATTGACCCTAAAACTGGCAACATTACTTTGGAAGAGGCATTGCTGCAGACAGATTATGGACTCCATCGTTTACTGGTGAAAGTGAGTGATCATGGTTATCCCGAGCCTCTCCATTCCACGGTCATGGTGAACCTATTTGTCAATGACACTGTCAGTAATGAGAGTTACATTGAAAGCCTTTTAAGAAAGGAACCAGAAATTAATATAGAGGAGAAAGAACCACAAGTTTCAATAGAACCGACTCATAGGAAGGTAGAATCTGTGTCCTGTATGCCCACCTTAGTAGCTCTGTCTGTAATCAGCTTGGGTTCAATCACACTCGTAACAGGGATGGGCATATACATCTGtttaaggaaagggaaaaagcatCCTAGGGGAGATGAAAATCTGGAAGTACAGATTCCACTAAAAGGAAAACTTGACTTgcatatgagagagagaaagccgatggatatttctaatatttga